In Nitrosarchaeum koreense MY1, one genomic interval encodes:
- a CDS encoding CopG family ribbon-helix-helix protein — protein MPIVSISLNHEILSELDKLQKSMGFSGRSEAIRAGIRTFVSEEKQKSELEGNIHAILLVVHNDEFDHVVSGIKHNFEDLITTHLHSKIEGEKCMELFVIDGDAKRVSTITKDFQVNKNMDTVKLVTL, from the coding sequence ATGCCAATAGTTTCAATTTCATTAAATCATGAGATTTTATCAGAATTAGATAAATTGCAAAAAAGCATGGGATTTTCAGGAAGGTCTGAAGCAATTAGAGCTGGAATCAGGACATTTGTTTCAGAAGAAAAACAAAAATCTGAATTAGAAGGAAATATTCATGCAATTCTTTTAGTTGTTCATAATGATGAGTTTGATCATGTGGTATCTGGAATAAAACATAATTTTGAAGATTTGATTACAACACATCTTCACAGTAAGATTGAGGGAGAAAAATGTATGGAGTTATTTGTAATTGATGGCGATGCAAAAAGAGTTTCAACTATTACAAAAGATTTTCAAGTAAACAAAAACATGGATACTGTAAAATTAGTAACATTATAA
- a CDS encoding PEFG-CTERM sorting domain-containing protein, whose product MNKIILSSSKFGIFALTISLLIPISSVYGHGFGIDTISSVNVEGKKISISVETPMFFEQTGEKQITITAIETETKEPAKNVTLLIGLFHENKMIFRNYFFTPDGLLFIKINPTQDNEIRIHGEQDSLLGAWHRTKENPIMISGPIFDSGGLYNFEIEVRTIDEPTNIVENSGVYNADLTIVDTTNFLQKDAENHDIEFKIKSYFDNISNFQYDPITQQITFEMPFDWSEKKMSHIPVVHEEVHFPKNFSEFFSPSYIGTANGIELFKASVTVDDYSVEDERIVHFVLLQDHLRFLKNKLENSGDPLPNSIIFTLTKSENPGFPLTAFTKSEDFQVNLSWDPIEIMPGQNTNFIFTIRDGKTGEPMRNSAYTFVILQNDQEIYKSTGVAQVGGEFEKYTFSEDQTGPTIIKFENIKNSGQETSFGIVVAPEFGTITTIVLFSMLLTVVLISRNCFSKNLISN is encoded by the coding sequence ATGAACAAAATAATTCTGTCATCATCAAAATTTGGAATTTTTGCACTAACAATCTCTTTACTAATTCCTATTTCTAGTGTTTATGGACATGGATTTGGAATAGACACAATTTCGTCTGTTAATGTAGAGGGTAAGAAAATTTCAATCTCAGTTGAGACTCCGATGTTCTTTGAACAAACTGGTGAAAAACAAATTACTATCACTGCAATTGAAACAGAAACAAAGGAACCCGCAAAAAATGTTACTCTTCTAATTGGCTTATTTCATGAAAACAAAATGATATTTAGAAATTATTTTTTTACACCTGATGGACTTCTTTTTATCAAAATTAATCCAACACAAGATAATGAAATTAGGATTCATGGAGAACAAGATTCTCTATTGGGTGCATGGCATAGAACAAAAGAGAATCCAATAATGATCTCTGGTCCAATATTTGATTCAGGTGGATTATACAATTTTGAAATAGAAGTAAGAACAATTGATGAGCCAACAAATATCGTTGAAAATTCTGGTGTTTACAATGCAGACTTGACTATAGTGGATACAACTAATTTTCTACAAAAAGATGCTGAAAATCATGATATAGAGTTTAAAATAAAATCATATTTTGATAATATCTCCAATTTTCAATATGATCCTATTACCCAGCAAATAACGTTTGAGATGCCTTTTGATTGGAGTGAAAAAAAAATGTCACATATTCCAGTAGTTCATGAGGAAGTACATTTTCCTAAGAATTTTTCAGAATTTTTTTCTCCAAGTTATATTGGTACAGCTAATGGTATAGAGTTGTTTAAAGCATCTGTTACAGTTGACGATTATTCAGTTGAAGATGAGAGAATAGTTCATTTTGTATTGTTGCAGGATCATCTTAGATTTCTAAAGAACAAACTAGAAAACTCTGGAGATCCTTTGCCTAATTCAATTATTTTTACACTTACTAAATCAGAAAATCCTGGATTTCCATTAACTGCGTTTACAAAAAGTGAAGACTTTCAAGTAAATCTTTCATGGGATCCAATAGAAATAATGCCTGGACAAAATACAAATTTTATCTTTACAATCAGAGATGGTAAAACTGGAGAACCAATGCGTAACTCTGCTTATACTTTTGTAATTTTACAGAATGATCAGGAGATCTATAAATCCACTGGAGTTGCACAAGTTGGGGGGGAATTTGAAAAGTATACATTTTCAGAAGATCAAACAGGTCCTACTATAATTAAATTTGAAAATATTAAAAACTCTGGTCAAGAGACATCTTTTGGAATTGTTGTCGCTCCTGAATTTGGAACAATTACAACTATCGTCTTATTTTCTATGTTGTTGACAGTTGTTTTAATATCTAGAAACTGCTTTTCTAAAAACTTGATTTCTAATTAA
- a CDS encoding V-type ATP synthase subunit A produces the protein MAAQGRIVWVSGPAVKADGMSDAKMYETVVVGNSKLVGEVIRLTGDVAFIQVYESTSGLKPGEPVVGTGNPLSVLLGPGIIGQIYDGIQRPLKELSKASGSFIGRGITTTPVDMVKKFHFVPSVSNGDEVAAGNVLGTVQETDLILHSIMVPPDHPGGKITNMVSEGDYNLETVLATTEKDGQKIPLKMYHRWPVRKPRPYHTRYDPTVPLLTGQRVIDTFFPIAKGGTGSIPGAFGTGKTVTLHQIAKWADSQVVVYIGCGERGNEMTEVLVEFPHLKDPRSGKPLMDRTVLVANTSNMPVAAREASIYTGVTIAEYYRDMGYDVVLVADSTSRWAESLREMSGRLEEMPAEEGYPSYLASRLAEFYERAGRVKAVGSPDRDGSVTLVGAVSPSGGDFTEPVTTHTMRFIKTFWALDAKLAYSRHYPSINWMNSYSGYLGDIAKWWGENINSDWLSLRSEAYGVLQREDTLKEIVRLLGPEALPDEEKLILEVARMLKIGLLQQNSFDDVDTYCSPQKQYKLLKLSVEFYRRGQQALKEGASLADIRAMAIVPTLLKARMDIKDDEIPKLDQLDIDMKEQFKSITGVKVSN, from the coding sequence ATGGCAGCTCAAGGTAGAATTGTTTGGGTCAGTGGTCCTGCAGTAAAGGCCGATGGAATGTCTGATGCCAAAATGTATGAAACTGTAGTTGTTGGTAACTCAAAATTAGTTGGTGAAGTTATTCGTCTAACTGGCGATGTTGCATTTATTCAAGTTTACGAGTCTACAAGTGGACTAAAACCAGGCGAACCTGTAGTTGGTACAGGAAACCCACTGAGCGTTTTATTGGGTCCAGGTATTATTGGACAAATTTATGATGGAATTCAAAGACCATTAAAAGAATTATCAAAAGCTTCTGGTTCATTCATTGGTAGAGGTATTACCACAACTCCTGTTGACATGGTAAAGAAATTCCACTTTGTACCATCTGTTAGTAATGGTGATGAAGTTGCTGCCGGAAATGTTCTTGGAACTGTTCAGGAAACTGATCTTATTCTTCATTCAATTATGGTTCCACCAGATCATCCTGGCGGAAAGATCACAAATATGGTAAGTGAAGGAGATTATAATTTAGAAACTGTATTAGCTACAACTGAAAAAGATGGACAAAAAATCCCACTTAAAATGTATCATAGGTGGCCTGTTAGAAAACCACGTCCATATCACACCAGATATGATCCAACAGTTCCACTTCTTACCGGACAACGTGTAATTGACACATTCTTCCCAATTGCTAAAGGAGGAACTGGTTCTATCCCAGGTGCATTTGGAACAGGAAAAACTGTTACATTACATCAAATTGCAAAATGGGCTGATTCACAAGTTGTAGTTTACATCGGATGCGGTGAAAGAGGAAACGAAATGACTGAAGTGCTAGTTGAATTTCCACATCTTAAAGATCCACGTAGTGGCAAACCACTTATGGATAGAACAGTTTTGGTTGCAAACACAAGTAACATGCCAGTAGCTGCAAGAGAGGCAAGTATCTACACTGGTGTAACAATTGCAGAATATTACAGAGATATGGGTTATGACGTTGTTCTTGTAGCAGATTCTACTAGTAGATGGGCAGAATCACTAAGAGAGATGAGTGGAAGATTAGAAGAGATGCCTGCAGAAGAAGGTTATCCATCATATCTTGCATCAAGATTAGCAGAATTTTATGAAAGAGCAGGACGTGTTAAAGCAGTCGGCAGTCCTGATCGTGACGGTTCAGTTACATTAGTTGGAGCAGTTTCACCATCCGGTGGAGATTTCACTGAACCTGTAACAACACATACCATGAGATTTATCAAAACATTTTGGGCTTTGGATGCAAAACTTGCTTACTCTAGACACTATCCATCAATTAACTGGATGAACAGCTATTCTGGTTATCTTGGAGATATTGCAAAATGGTGGGGTGAAAATATCAATAGCGATTGGTTATCATTAAGAAGTGAAGCTTATGGTGTATTACAAAGAGAAGATACACTAAAAGAAATTGTTAGACTCTTAGGTCCAGAAGCATTACCTGATGAAGAAAAATTAATTCTTGAAGTTGCAAGAATGTTAAAGATTGGTCTATTACAACAAAACTCATTTGACGATGTTGATACTTATTGCAGTCCTCAAAAGCAGTACAAATTATTAAAATTATCAGTTGAATTTTACAGAAGAGGTCAACAAGCACTAAAAGAAGGCGCATCATTAGCTGACATTCGTGCAATGGCTATAGTTCCTACATTGCTTAAAGCAAGAATGGATATCAAAGACGATGAAATTCCTAAACTTGATCAATTAGATATTGATATGAAAGAACAATTCAAATCTATTACAGGAGTGAAAGTTTCGAATTGA
- a CDS encoding V-type ATP synthase subunit D — protein sequence MSFGQNVAATKIELLKYKKSSQVATMVQKILDDKRKVLLKNIEEMIEEASKARGGIWDPLQDIYKSVNEAYLALGTNTVDSVAESTPPVMQVDVHVRRVVDVKIPALTVTEKDTKSMPYGFADTNSSIDRAAKQIKELLPKICKAAEYENSIFSLAKALEKTQKLLNALENVIIPQYQQKIRFILATLEEREREEFAKLKKVKAKMVSKK from the coding sequence ATGTCATTTGGACAAAATGTAGCTGCAACAAAAATCGAACTTCTAAAATATAAAAAATCTAGTCAAGTTGCCACAATGGTTCAGAAGATCTTAGATGATAAACGTAAAGTTCTTTTAAAAAATATTGAAGAAATGATTGAAGAAGCCTCAAAAGCAAGAGGTGGAATTTGGGACCCATTACAAGATATTTACAAATCAGTTAATGAAGCGTATCTTGCATTAGGAACCAATACGGTAGACTCTGTTGCTGAATCTACACCACCTGTAATGCAAGTTGATGTTCATGTACGTAGAGTTGTAGATGTAAAAATTCCTGCCCTTACAGTAACTGAAAAGGATACAAAATCCATGCCTTATGGATTTGCTGATACTAACTCATCTATAGATCGAGCAGCAAAACAAATCAAAGAATTACTTCCAAAAATCTGCAAAGCAGCAGAATATGAAAATTCTATTTTTAGTCTTGCAAAGGCCCTTGAAAAAACTCAAAAACTACTAAATGCCTTAGAAAATGTCATCATCCCTCAATATCAACAAAAAATACGATTTATTCTTGCTACCCTTGAAGAGAGAGAAAGAGAAGAATTCGCAAAGTTAAAAAAAGTGAAAGCAAAGATGGTGAGTAAGAAATAA
- a CDS encoding metal ABC transporter permease yields MHRAIISGIAIAILCSIVGLFLVLRRYSLFGDAIAHSSFGGIALGLMAGIYPLWTAYGVSIVSALIITRIKDRFNISGDASIAVLLSSGIAVGLVIIGLSGGFTIDIFSFLFGSILLVSVNDTILILFLTGIILIVILLLYRQLLYSTFNEEQAKVSGIPVEKINYLIVFMAGITVVTSIQLVGVLLISALFVIPNVTAIMYGRGFKQTALLSMCFSIFSVVSGILISYVFDITPSGTIVLFAIGILACTLGIKSAGLLSRHN; encoded by the coding sequence ATGCATCGAGCAATAATTTCAGGTATTGCAATCGCTATTTTATGTTCTATTGTAGGACTCTTTCTAGTCTTACGTCGATATTCTTTATTTGGAGATGCAATTGCTCATTCATCATTTGGTGGAATAGCACTAGGTTTGATGGCAGGAATATACCCACTTTGGACTGCATATGGCGTTTCAATCGTTAGTGCTCTAATAATTACACGAATTAAAGATAGATTCAACATATCTGGAGATGCTTCAATAGCTGTTCTTTTGTCATCAGGAATAGCAGTTGGGCTCGTAATAATTGGATTATCTGGGGGTTTTACTATTGATATTTTCAGCTTTCTATTTGGAAGCATTTTGCTTGTAAGTGTCAATGATACAATTTTGATTTTATTTTTAACAGGAATTATTCTAATTGTAATTCTATTACTATATCGTCAGCTTCTTTACTCTACATTTAACGAAGAGCAGGCAAAAGTAAGTGGAATTCCAGTAGAAAAAATAAATTATCTTATTGTCTTTATGGCAGGAATTACAGTTGTAACTTCAATACAACTAGTTGGTGTCTTACTTATTTCTGCACTTTTTGTAATTCCAAATGTAACTGCAATAATGTATGGAAGAGGGTTCAAACAAACTGCACTACTTTCAATGTGTTTTTCTATATTTTCTGTAGTTTCTGGCATACTGATATCATATGTATTTGATATTACTCCATCTGGAACAATTGTTTTATTTGCAATTGGAATATTGGCATGCACTCTGGGAATAAAATCTGCTGGATTACTATCCAGACATAATTAA
- a CDS encoding V-type ATP synthase subunit B, producing the protein MTAKGGVQYSKIAEIKGPLVVVDDVENAAFDELVEIETKEGERRLGKVLEVGNGKAIVQVFEGTTGLSISGTSAKFVGKLMEMPVSKEVLGRVFDGLGRPKDGLPDPIADKFIDINGEPMNPEQREYPKDFIQTGVSVIDGMITLVRGQKLPIFSGSGMSHNILAAQIARQASVVGTKDDFAVVFAAIGVQYSEAEYFRRSLEESGALKRSVLFLNTADDPAIERIITPRVALTVAEYLAFDLGMHVLVILTDMTNYAEALREISAAREEVPGRKGYPGYLYTDLSTIYERAGKLNGRKGSVTQVPILSMPSDDITHPIPDLTGYITEGQVVLGRDLFRQGVYPPINILMSLSRLMKDGIGEGSTRADHGEVSNQVYDAYSRAQEVRALAGIVGKAGLTEIDLKYMDVGDVFEKEFLSQATDENRTIEETLTLLWKIVSKLPKNEITKIKDKYIDQYYQEN; encoded by the coding sequence TTGACAGCTAAAGGTGGAGTTCAATACAGTAAGATTGCTGAAATCAAAGGTCCACTGGTAGTCGTTGATGATGTTGAAAATGCAGCATTTGATGAACTTGTAGAAATTGAAACTAAAGAAGGGGAAAGAAGATTAGGAAAAGTTCTAGAAGTTGGAAATGGTAAGGCAATAGTTCAGGTATTTGAAGGAACTACTGGATTATCTATTTCTGGTACCAGCGCAAAATTTGTTGGTAAACTAATGGAAATGCCAGTATCAAAAGAGGTACTTGGCAGAGTATTTGATGGATTAGGTAGACCAAAAGATGGACTCCCAGATCCAATTGCTGATAAATTCATTGATATCAACGGAGAACCAATGAATCCAGAACAACGTGAATATCCAAAAGACTTCATTCAAACTGGTGTTTCTGTAATTGATGGAATGATTACTCTAGTAAGAGGACAAAAACTACCAATATTTTCTGGCTCTGGCATGTCTCATAACATTCTTGCAGCACAAATTGCAAGACAAGCAAGTGTTGTTGGTACTAAAGATGACTTTGCAGTAGTATTTGCAGCAATTGGTGTGCAATACAGCGAGGCAGAATATTTTAGAAGAAGTCTTGAAGAGTCTGGCGCACTAAAAAGAAGTGTCCTATTTTTAAACACAGCAGATGATCCGGCTATTGAAAGAATTATCACTCCAAGAGTTGCATTAACTGTAGCAGAATATCTTGCATTTGATCTTGGAATGCATGTTCTTGTAATTCTAACTGATATGACAAATTATGCAGAAGCATTAAGAGAAATTAGTGCAGCAAGAGAAGAAGTTCCAGGCAGAAAAGGTTATCCAGGTTATCTCTATACCGATCTTTCAACAATTTATGAAAGAGCAGGAAAATTAAATGGCAGAAAAGGCAGTGTAACCCAAGTTCCAATTTTATCAATGCCTTCAGATGACATTACACATCCAATCCCTGATCTTACTGGATATATCACAGAGGGCCAAGTTGTACTTGGAAGAGATTTGTTCCGACAAGGTGTTTATCCCCCAATCAACATTTTGATGAGTCTCAGTAGATTGATGAAAGATGGAATCGGTGAAGGAAGTACAAGAGCAGATCATGGTGAAGTTTCAAATCAAGTTTATGATGCATATTCTAGAGCACAAGAAGTAAGAGCACTAGCTGGAATTGTAGGCAAAGCAGGATTAACAGAAATTGATTTGAAATACATGGATGTAGGTGATGTCTTTGAAAAAGAATTTCTTTCACAAGCAACTGATGAAAATAGAACAATAGAAGAAACTCTAACTTTACTATGGAAAATTGTTTCAAAACTTCCAAAGAACGAAATTACTAAAATCAAAGACAAATACATAGATCAATACTATCAGGAAAACTAA
- a CDS encoding LON peptidase substrate-binding domain-containing protein, whose translation MKETKILPIFPLDLVLFPRQELPLRIFEPRYKQLVDDCMIGDGQFGVCLIDANNSISGWTAPKSIGTIAKITKCEDVELDGMQLHIETIGRNKFKINKIIPPSFPQPSDYDPYSVEGHRNISEIHEKLGTEQKMYIRAEVELIPEIDDNVPYDTWEKLVAMWKNKIIHQALPQIVEPHSLDHVLEKYYLTTEMPTIDYVYSLSAIGAKDPHELQPILEANNMNDLIQRVKELLTVK comes from the coding sequence TTGAAAGAAACAAAAATTCTACCAATATTTCCTTTAGATTTAGTATTATTTCCTAGACAGGAATTACCTCTAAGAATTTTTGAGCCTAGATACAAGCAGTTAGTTGATGATTGTATGATTGGTGATGGTCAATTTGGTGTATGTCTCATTGATGCAAATAACTCAATTAGTGGTTGGACTGCACCAAAATCTATTGGTACTATTGCAAAGATAACTAAATGTGAAGATGTAGAATTAGATGGGATGCAATTACATATTGAGACAATTGGACGTAATAAATTTAAAATTAATAAAATAATCCCACCCTCTTTTCCACAACCTTCTGACTATGATCCATATTCTGTAGAAGGTCATAGAAATATTTCAGAAATTCATGAAAAATTAGGAACAGAACAAAAAATGTACATTCGTGCCGAAGTTGAATTAATTCCTGAAATTGATGATAATGTACCTTATGACACATGGGAAAAACTAGTAGCGATGTGGAAAAATAAAATTATTCACCAAGCATTACCACAAATTGTTGAACCTCATTCACTTGATCATGTTTTAGAAAAATATTATCTTACAACAGAAATGCCTACAATTGATTATGTTTACTCCTTATCTGCTATAGGTGCTAAAGATCCACATGAGTTACAACCAATATTAGAAGCAAATAACATGAATGATTTAATTCAGAGAGTTAAAGAATTACTCACAGTAAAATAA
- a CDS encoding ATP synthase subunit C, with amino-acid sequence MKSIVLLLLATIAISATGLTGIAYAQETIEVNNQSSMKLLGAGLAFGLAAAGAGIGLGQVGAAGLAVISENPALQSKVFIFVGMVESIAIYGIVMMFIILGQ; translated from the coding sequence ATGAAATCTATCGTATTGCTACTTTTGGCAACAATTGCAATATCTGCAACTGGATTGACTGGAATTGCTTATGCTCAAGAAACCATTGAAGTAAACAACCAATCATCTATGAAACTCCTTGGTGCTGGTTTGGCCTTTGGTTTAGCAGCAGCTGGAGCAGGTATCGGTTTGGGTCAAGTTGGCGCAGCAGGTCTCGCAGTAATTAGTGAAAACCCGGCATTGCAGTCAAAAGTATTCATTTTCGTAGGTATGGTTGAATCAATCGCAATCTACGGTATAGTCATGATGTTCATCATCCTGGGACAATAA
- the pyrI gene encoding aspartate carbamoyltransferase regulatory subunit, which translates to MQESELMVRRIKEGTVLDHIDEGKGLQVLSALRIDGKDGSLITIALNVPSGKFKKKDIIKVENKFLKDDDTNKLAVIAPKATINIIKDYKLIEKRRVALPNEINRIFRCSNPDCISNSTEHIESVMDVIDKEGRVLKCRYCSRVLDVNKLKYN; encoded by the coding sequence ATGCAAGAGTCCGAACTTATGGTTCGACGAATTAAGGAGGGTACAGTGTTAGACCATATTGACGAGGGTAAAGGTCTTCAGGTACTTAGTGCTTTAAGAATAGATGGTAAAGATGGAAGTCTCATTACTATTGCTCTAAATGTACCCAGTGGAAAATTTAAGAAAAAAGACATAATCAAAGTGGAGAATAAATTTCTAAAAGATGATGATACAAACAAGTTGGCAGTGATTGCACCTAAAGCAACAATTAACATCATCAAAGACTACAAACTAATTGAAAAGAGAAGGGTAGCACTTCCAAATGAGATTAATAGAATTTTTCGTTGTTCAAATCCAGATTGTATCAGTAATAGTACTGAGCATATTGAATCAGTGATGGATGTAATTGACAAAGAAGGAAGAGTACTCAAATGCAGATATTGTTCAAGAGTATTAGATGTTAACAAACTGAAATATAATTAA
- a CDS encoding metal ABC transporter substrate-binding protein — protein MNNQVKLAIIAIIITIPFISFAVFSSDSNQSKKTNESKLQVMSSFYPLHEFSQKIGQDKVDVKLLVPVGIEPHDWEPTIKDVQQMQKSDLIIINGVGFESWTDKLTEMNYQGIVVDTSNGIIEKNIEESSINENVVTSDDPHIWLNPVYAKIQVQNIADAFSKSDPENEKYYKENAANYIAELDLLDLKIRKELSNCNHDFIAFHNAFSYFSNEYGLTQHTILPSYAPHAEPTAKTLENVINKAKDLNLNVIFTEETADPKTSQVIANEIGGRILVLSPLEIGDDGTYISRMTENLNNLKEALC, from the coding sequence GTGAATAACCAAGTAAAACTTGCAATAATTGCAATCATTATTACAATTCCATTTATCTCATTTGCTGTTTTTTCAAGTGATTCAAACCAATCTAAAAAAACAAATGAATCAAAATTACAAGTAATGTCATCATTTTATCCATTACACGAGTTTTCTCAAAAAATCGGTCAGGACAAAGTTGATGTCAAATTATTAGTTCCAGTTGGAATTGAGCCACATGATTGGGAACCAACAATAAAAGACGTACAACAAATGCAAAAATCTGATCTTATTATCATCAATGGAGTTGGATTTGAAAGTTGGACTGATAAATTGACTGAAATGAATTATCAGGGAATAGTAGTTGATACAAGTAATGGAATTATTGAAAAAAATATTGAAGAGTCCTCAATAAATGAAAATGTTGTTACATCAGATGATCCTCATATCTGGTTGAATCCTGTTTATGCAAAAATCCAAGTACAAAATATTGCTGACGCATTTTCTAAATCTGATCCTGAAAATGAAAAATATTACAAAGAAAATGCTGCAAACTATATTGCTGAATTGGATTTACTTGATTTAAAAATTCGTAAAGAATTATCTAATTGTAATCATGATTTTATAGCATTTCATAATGCTTTTTCGTATTTTTCAAATGAATATGGTCTTACACAACATACAATATTGCCCTCATATGCACCACATGCCGAACCAACTGCAAAGACTTTAGAAAATGTGATCAATAAAGCCAAAGATCTTAATCTTAATGTGATATTCACTGAAGAAACTGCTGATCCAAAAACTTCTCAAGTAATTGCAAACGAAATTGGAGGAAGAATACTTGTTTTATCTCCACTTGAAATTGGTGATGATGGAACTTATATTTCTAGAATGACTGAGAATCTCAATAATCTCAAGGAGGCATTGTGTTGA
- a CDS encoding metal ABC transporter ATP-binding protein: protein MLKIVEIEHLTIEYPDVKAIDDVSFTVNQGDFLGIIGPNGAGKSTLFASMLSLNTKYKGTIKFFGIDIKKSKNYLKEIGYVPQKPIFEKNFPATVNDVVKMGLHKESDENKIDEILQQLWIHELSERRIGELSGGQQQRVFIAKALVNNPKVLILDEPVTGIDQQSIDLFYSILKELNSKQNITIIWSSHDLDAVNQLANHVACLNRTLFFHGESDDFFNNDDLVKQYSEASMQEHMHHH from the coding sequence GTGTTGAAAATAGTTGAGATTGAACATCTTACGATAGAATATCCTGATGTCAAGGCTATAGATGATGTTAGTTTTACAGTCAACCAAGGTGATTTTTTAGGTATAATTGGTCCTAATGGTGCAGGAAAATCTACTCTTTTTGCTTCAATGCTTAGTCTTAATACAAAATACAAAGGAACAATCAAGTTTTTTGGTATAGATATTAAGAAATCAAAAAACTATCTCAAAGAGATTGGTTACGTACCACAAAAACCTATTTTTGAGAAAAATTTTCCTGCAACTGTAAATGATGTTGTAAAAATGGGATTGCATAAAGAATCAGATGAAAATAAAATTGATGAAATATTGCAGCAGCTTTGGATACATGAGCTAAGTGAAAGAAGAATAGGTGAGCTATCAGGTGGACAACAACAGCGTGTCTTCATTGCAAAAGCTCTGGTTAATAATCCAAAAGTTTTGATTTTAGATGAACCAGTTACAGGAATTGATCAACAAAGCATAGATCTATTTTATAGTATTTTAAAAGAATTAAATTCCAAACAAAACATTACAATAATTTGGTCTTCACATGATTTGGATGCAGTAAATCAATTAGCGAATCATGTAGCATGTCTTAATAGAACTCTTTTCTTTCATGGAGAATCTGATGACTTTTTTAATAATGACGATCTTGTAAAACAATATTCAGAAGCTTCTATGCAGGAACACATGCATCATCACTAG
- the pyrB gene encoding aspartate carbamoyltransferase — protein sequence MNEFYQKDIISIKDFNKVQLEQIFASTDKIMKLSPIERREICKGNGLGYLFYEPSTRTRLSFDAAMASVGGNSLGISDISSSSTKKGESLADTVRIMSNYSDVLVLRHPLDGSSRFAAEVSSKPVINAGSGTEEHPTQAIQDLFTIRKEKKKIDGLKIGIIGDLKYGRTVYSLLHGLGNYDVDVHLISPESLRIRSDSIYEIKKKLSFTESTKIEDYIDDLDVLYVTRIQKERFPDEEEYLKVKGSYVVGLDLLQKMKDDSIILHPLPRLDEISTDVDNTKNAKYFEQAEYGKHTRAALLGLILNENGF from the coding sequence ATGAACGAGTTCTACCAAAAAGACATAATTTCAATCAAGGATTTTAACAAGGTTCAACTTGAACAAATCTTTGCATCCACTGATAAAATAATGAAACTTAGCCCCATAGAAAGAAGGGAAATTTGTAAAGGAAATGGTTTAGGCTATCTCTTTTATGAACCAAGTACTAGGACTCGTCTTAGTTTTGATGCTGCTATGGCCTCAGTTGGTGGCAATTCTTTGGGAATTTCTGATATCTCATCGTCATCTACCAAAAAAGGTGAGAGCCTAGCAGATACTGTTAGAATCATGTCTAATTATTCTGATGTGCTTGTCCTTAGACATCCTCTTGATGGCTCTAGTAGGTTTGCAGCTGAAGTTTCTTCAAAACCTGTTATCAATGCTGGTAGTGGAACTGAAGAACATCCTACACAAGCTATCCAAGATTTATTTACAATAAGAAAAGAGAAGAAAAAAATCGACGGTCTAAAAATAGGAATTATCGGTGATCTAAAATATGGAAGAACCGTTTATTCTCTCTTACATGGACTAGGAAATTATGATGTTGATGTCCATTTAATTTCCCCTGAATCATTACGAATTAGATCCGATTCAATCTATGAAATAAAAAAGAAATTGTCTTTTACTGAATCTACTAAAATTGAAGATTACATAGATGATCTTGATGTTCTATATGTAACACGAATTCAAAAAGAGAGATTTCCAGATGAGGAAGAATATCTCAAAGTAAAAGGAAGCTATGTTGTTGGATTGGATTTATTGCAAAAAATGAAAGACGATTCTATTATTTTGCATCCACTACCTAGGCTAGATGAAATATCAACTGATGTTGATAATACAAAAAATGCAAAATATTTTGAACAGGCTGAATATGGAAAACATACAAGAGCTGCATTACTTGGATTAATTCTCAACGAAAACGGCTTTTAA